Proteins encoded within one genomic window of Gloeobacter kilaueensis JS1:
- a CDS encoding Uma2 family endonuclease, protein MRQCPFSKSSSLSGGLEWGASGHACQEWLMSASAIAENTWLQASWATFIDLANNPAYTHARFYYHDGWMRVEMAPVGRSHAQDNSLIAAIVLAWAIRSGQRLWGLVNPTLRKAELAEAQPDLAYYLNEVRLPGRTNAPLDLAVYAPPDLVIEVSASTLNDDLETKRRLYAQMGVGEYWVVDSRSSQVTIFVSQLSTQSQRSQVLPDLDTLVLHQALQIGQAEGDAAAAQYILGAKLEG, encoded by the coding sequence ATGCGACAGTGTCCATTCTCAAAAAGCTCCAGCTTGAGCGGAGGATTAGAATGGGGAGCATCTGGGCACGCCTGCCAGGAGTGGCTGATGTCAGCTTCCGCAATTGCAGAAAATACCTGGCTGCAAGCTAGCTGGGCTACTTTTATTGACCTCGCGAATAATCCAGCCTACACGCACGCCAGGTTCTACTATCACGATGGATGGATGCGGGTCGAAATGGCTCCGGTTGGTCGTTCCCATGCCCAGGACAATAGTCTGATTGCTGCCATCGTCCTTGCCTGGGCCATCCGTTCCGGGCAACGCCTGTGGGGATTGGTCAATCCGACATTGCGTAAAGCAGAACTGGCCGAAGCCCAGCCGGACCTGGCCTATTACCTGAACGAGGTGCGGCTGCCTGGGCGCACCAATGCCCCCCTTGACCTCGCTGTCTACGCTCCTCCCGATCTGGTGATCGAAGTATCTGCCTCGACTCTGAACGACGATCTTGAGACGAAGCGTCGCCTGTACGCCCAGATGGGAGTGGGTGAATACTGGGTTGTCGATAGCAGATCGTCCCAGGTGACGATTTTTGTGTCCCAACTGAGTACTCAGAGTCAGCGGTCCCAGGTACTGCCCGATCTAGACACATTGGTATTGCACCAGGCTCTGCAGATTGGACAGGCGGAAGGTGATGCGGCGGCGGCGCAGTACATCCTGGGCGCGAAACTTGAAGGGTAG
- a CDS encoding DUF1361 domain-containing protein, which yields MGSLVGWTAEAFGALRHNLHWMGWNLFLAVVPLALSVWLFRPHRPRTFFWWLVACIWLAFLPNAPYVLTDIIHLIDETRDGHYSAWVIGLVLIPEYIVFILSGFLAYVVSLIYLGRYLKSLQLKRWVLPVELTLHALSAVGVYLGRFVRLNSWDIVTGLRGVVAELLEVLAAKQPLLVIAITFAIITTLYYALKVICLALYSYWQRSDLDVPGLTARTEK from the coding sequence ATGGGTTCGCTAGTCGGCTGGACCGCTGAAGCCTTCGGTGCGCTCAGGCACAACCTGCACTGGATGGGCTGGAACTTGTTTCTGGCGGTGGTGCCGCTGGCCTTGAGCGTCTGGCTTTTTAGGCCGCACCGACCGCGCACGTTTTTTTGGTGGCTGGTAGCCTGCATCTGGCTCGCATTCTTGCCGAACGCGCCCTACGTGCTCACCGACATCATTCATCTCATCGATGAGACGCGGGACGGCCACTACTCCGCCTGGGTGATCGGTCTGGTGCTCATCCCCGAGTACATCGTATTTATCCTCTCGGGCTTTCTGGCCTACGTCGTCTCACTCATCTACCTGGGCCGCTACCTCAAATCTTTGCAACTGAAGCGCTGGGTGCTGCCGGTAGAACTGACCCTCCACGCGCTGAGTGCGGTGGGCGTCTATCTTGGCCGCTTTGTCCGGCTCAACAGTTGGGATATCGTGACTGGTCTGCGCGGTGTGGTCGCTGAACTGCTGGAAGTACTGGCGGCGAAGCAGCCGCTGCTGGTGATCGCTATCACTTTTGCGATTATTACCACGCTCTACTATGCGCTGAAGGTTATCTGCCTGGCACTTTATTCTTACTGGCAAAGAAGCGATCTGGACGTTCCTGGTTTGACCGCGAGGACTGAAAAGTAA